A window of the Chlamydiales bacterium STE3 genome harbors these coding sequences:
- a CDS encoding Uncharacterized protein (Product derived from UniProtKB/Trembl:D6YSH3), whose translation MEGGFSKMSHYVKKIFQKDSFHFVIEWTDQRVSTYRLSDLQKSCPCANCREDKVLGNHEVRAKRILSVGRYALQIEFTSGCSTGIYDFDYLRKLAGLNQ comes from the coding sequence TTGGAAGGAGGATTTTCTAAAATGAGTCATTATGTCAAAAAAATCTTCCAAAAGGATAGCTTTCACTTCGTTATTGAATGGACTGATCAGCGGGTATCGACCTACCGATTAAGTGATCTTCAAAAAAGCTGCCCTTGTGCAAACTGTCGTGAGGACAAAGTTCTTGGAAATCATGAGGTTCGAGCAAAAAGAATTCTTAGCGTGGGGCGTTACGCCTTGCAAATAGAATTCACTTCTGGCTGTTCGACAGGAATTTATGATTTTGATTATTTAAGAAA
- a CDS encoding Protein mrp-like protein (Product derived from UniProtKB/Swiss-Prot:O66946;Gene name derived from UniProtKB/Swiss-Prot:O66946) has product MPLKMYQEKKTQKIKNVIGVAAGKGGVGKSSITVNLALALKKKGFNVGVLDADIYGPSLKKMLPPDLLPRNDEGKLIPALSLGIKVISIAYFRNNGEAAAVRAPIANGLIQQFVNGVEWGNLDFLLIDFPPGTGDIQLTLAQKANLTAALIVTTPQEIALIDVRKAMHLFEQVKVPCLGVVENMSYLWDKRNNEKVFLFGKDGGKLLANERGVPFLGEVPLDPLIGYCLDRGESIFLNSDAEESQQVFLKLADQVDSHLRSMNKQEGALSSFELIWKEDFLK; this is encoded by the coding sequence ATGCCTTTAAAAATGTACCAGGAAAAAAAGACGCAAAAGATCAAAAACGTGATTGGAGTTGCTGCTGGTAAAGGAGGGGTCGGCAAATCATCAATTACAGTCAATTTAGCTTTGGCTCTAAAAAAAAAGGGATTTAACGTTGGCGTGCTCGATGCTGATATTTATGGGCCATCTTTAAAAAAAATGCTACCACCTGATCTATTGCCAAGAAACGATGAAGGAAAATTAATTCCTGCGTTAAGTCTTGGAATTAAAGTGATTTCAATAGCTTATTTCCGCAATAATGGTGAAGCAGCAGCAGTAAGGGCGCCTATTGCAAATGGATTGATTCAACAATTCGTGAATGGTGTAGAGTGGGGGAATTTAGACTTCTTGCTTATCGATTTTCCTCCAGGGACTGGAGATATCCAGCTTACGCTAGCTCAAAAAGCTAACTTAACGGCCGCGCTCATTGTGACAACTCCGCAGGAGATCGCATTGATAGATGTTCGCAAAGCGATGCATTTATTTGAACAGGTGAAGGTCCCATGTCTTGGAGTTGTTGAGAACATGAGTTACCTTTGGGATAAAAGAAACAACGAAAAAGTATTTTTATTTGGAAAAGATGGTGGTAAGCTGTTAGCTAACGAAAGGGGGGTGCCTTTTCTCGGTGAGGTACCTCTTGATCCCTTAATTGGTTACTGTTTAGATAGGGGGGAATCTATTTTTCTAAATAGTGATGCTGAAGAATCTCAGCAAGTTTTCCTGAAATTAGCAGACCAAGTAGATAGTCATCTTAGATCCATGAATAAGCAGGAAGGCGCCCTATCCTCATTTGAACTTATTTGGAAGGAGGATTTTCTAAAATGA